A region of Streptomyces cinnamoneus DNA encodes the following proteins:
- a CDS encoding glycine--tRNA ligase produces the protein MAADKIDTIVSLSKRRGFVYPCSEIYGGQRAAWDYGPLGVELKENLKRQWWRYMVTSREDVVGIDSSVILASEVWVASGHVATFSDPLTECTSCHKRYRADHLEEAYEAKHGKLPENGLADVNCPNCGNKGQFTEPKQFSGLLSTHLGPTQDTGSVAYLRPETAQGIFTNFAQVQQTSRKKPPFGIAQMGKSFRNEITPGNFIFRTREFEQMEMEFFVKPGEDEQWQEYWMEQRWNWYTGLGLREENMRWYEHPKEKLSHYSKRTADIEYRFQFGGNEWGELEGVANRTDYDLGAHAKASGQDLSFFDQEAGERWTPYVIEPAAGVGRAMLAFLLDAYVEDEAPNAKGVMEKRTVMRLDPRLAPVKVAVLPLSRNPQLSPKAKGLAADLRKNWNIEFDDAGAIGRRYRRQDEIGTPFCVTVDFDTLDDNAVTVRERDTMKQERVSLDQIEGYLASRLLGC, from the coding sequence GTGGCCGCCGACAAGATCGACACCATCGTCAGCCTGAGCAAGCGCCGTGGCTTCGTCTATCCGTGCAGTGAGATCTACGGCGGCCAGCGCGCCGCCTGGGATTACGGGCCGCTCGGTGTGGAGCTCAAGGAGAACCTCAAGCGCCAGTGGTGGCGCTACATGGTCACCTCGCGCGAGGACGTCGTCGGTATCGACTCGTCGGTGATCCTGGCCTCCGAGGTGTGGGTGGCTTCCGGTCACGTCGCCACCTTCAGCGACCCGCTCACCGAGTGCACCTCCTGCCACAAGCGCTACCGCGCCGACCACCTGGAGGAGGCGTACGAGGCCAAGCACGGCAAGCTCCCCGAGAACGGCCTCGCCGACGTCAACTGCCCCAACTGCGGCAACAAGGGCCAGTTCACCGAGCCCAAGCAGTTCTCCGGCCTGCTCTCCACCCACCTCGGCCCGACCCAGGACACCGGCTCGGTCGCCTACCTGCGCCCCGAGACCGCCCAGGGCATCTTCACCAACTTCGCCCAGGTCCAGCAGACCTCGCGGAAGAAGCCGCCCTTCGGCATCGCGCAGATGGGCAAGTCCTTCCGCAACGAGATCACGCCCGGCAACTTCATCTTCCGCACCCGCGAGTTCGAGCAGATGGAGATGGAGTTCTTCGTCAAGCCGGGCGAGGACGAGCAGTGGCAGGAGTACTGGATGGAGCAGCGCTGGAACTGGTACACCGGTCTCGGCCTGCGCGAGGAGAACATGCGGTGGTACGAGCACCCGAAGGAGAAGCTCTCCCACTACTCCAAGCGCACCGCTGACATCGAGTACCGCTTCCAGTTCGGCGGCAACGAGTGGGGCGAGCTCGAGGGCGTCGCCAACCGCACCGACTACGACCTCGGCGCCCACGCCAAGGCGTCCGGCCAGGACCTGTCGTTCTTCGACCAGGAGGCCGGCGAGCGCTGGACCCCGTACGTCATCGAGCCCGCCGCCGGTGTCGGCCGCGCCATGCTCGCCTTCCTGCTCGACGCGTACGTCGAGGACGAGGCCCCCAACGCCAAGGGCGTGATGGAGAAGCGCACCGTCATGCGCCTCGACCCCCGCCTGGCCCCGGTCAAGGTCGCCGTCCTGCCGCTGTCCCGCAACCCGCAGCTCTCCCCGAAGGCCAAGGGCCTGGCGGCGGACCTGCGCAAGAACTGGAACATCGAGTTCGACGACGCCGGCGCCATCGGCCGCCGTTACCGTCGCCAGGACGAGATCGGCACGCCGTTCTGCGTCACCGTCGACTTCGACACGCTGGACGACAACGCCGTCACCGTGCGCGAGCGCGACACGATGAAGCAGGAGCGCGTCTCCCTCGACCAGATCGAGGGCTACCTGGCCAGCCGCCTGCTGGGCTGCTGA
- a CDS encoding sensor histidine kinase has product MRITPLLRPFDGAGRTAAFLAAGVLVQLAAALVLAVPWLDGGPTRALSCLLALLAGFAVLGAATPVLTRMQRARFLGRRGVGIPAPGRRWSWRQVSYHLLFGPLLALGGACVLTLWAAAGAAASVYVWIWVLPPETRLGQAGYTTQAAYATVAGAAGLYAAAWLSSALQELDVRVAGARLGPSRTEQLARRVEDLTARRSEVVAATDAERRRIERDLHDGAQQRLVSLAVNLGLAKVTLGDLPDDARKVIDDAHREAKEAIEELSDLVRGLHPAVLEDRGLDAALSGLADRAPLPVGVRVDLPARPAPAIEAVAYFVVSEALANVVKHAEAARADVSVERRGGILLVVVSDDGVGGADFTGGTGLAGLAKRVASVDGTFSISSPAGGPTVVTVELPCAL; this is encoded by the coding sequence ATGCGAATCACTCCCCTTCTGCGCCCCTTCGACGGGGCCGGCCGCACGGCCGCCTTCCTCGCCGCCGGCGTCCTCGTCCAGCTCGCCGCGGCCCTCGTGCTGGCGGTGCCGTGGCTGGACGGGGGGCCGACCCGGGCGCTCAGCTGCCTGCTGGCCCTGCTGGCGGGGTTCGCGGTGCTCGGGGCGGCCACGCCGGTGCTGACCCGGATGCAGCGGGCGCGGTTCCTCGGCCGCCGGGGCGTGGGGATACCGGCGCCGGGACGCCGTTGGTCCTGGCGGCAGGTCTCGTACCACCTGCTGTTCGGGCCGCTGCTGGCGCTGGGCGGCGCGTGCGTGCTGACGCTGTGGGCGGCGGCGGGCGCGGCCGCCAGCGTCTACGTCTGGATCTGGGTGCTGCCGCCCGAGACGCGACTGGGGCAGGCCGGCTACACCACCCAGGCCGCCTACGCCACCGTCGCCGGCGCCGCCGGGCTGTACGCGGCGGCGTGGCTGTCGAGCGCGCTCCAGGAGCTGGACGTGCGGGTCGCCGGGGCGAGGCTCGGGCCCAGCCGCACCGAACAGCTCGCGCGGCGCGTCGAGGACCTCACCGCCCGGCGCTCGGAGGTCGTCGCCGCGACCGACGCCGAACGGCGCCGCATCGAGCGGGACCTGCACGACGGCGCGCAGCAGCGGCTGGTGTCGCTGGCGGTGAACCTCGGCCTGGCGAAGGTGACGCTGGGCGACCTGCCCGACGACGCGCGCAAGGTGATCGACGACGCGCACCGGGAGGCCAAGGAGGCGATCGAGGAGCTGAGCGACCTCGTGCGCGGCCTGCACCCCGCCGTGCTGGAGGACCGCGGCCTGGACGCGGCGCTGTCGGGACTCGCGGACCGGGCGCCGCTGCCGGTCGGCGTACGCGTGGACCTGCCCGCCCGGCCCGCGCCCGCCATCGAGGCCGTCGCCTACTTCGTGGTCTCCGAGGCGCTCGCCAACGTGGTCAAGCACGCGGAGGCGGCGAGGGCGGACGTCAGCGTCGAACGCCGGGGAGGCATACTGCTCGTCGTCGTCTCCGACGACGGCGTGGGCGGGGCCGACTTCACGGGGGGCACCGGGCTGGCCGGGCTGGCCAAGCGCGTCGCGTCGGTCGACGGCACGTTCTCGATCAGCAGCCCCGCGGGGGGCCCGACCGTTGTGACCGTGGAGCTGCCGTGCGCGCTGTGA